GAGACCCCCTGTAGGTTCTGTGGCAGGAACAAAAATACACAATCATAAAATTCAAGAAGCCAAATGCAGTGGCGACAGATAATGATGTGACCAATTAAATGTTGCTGAAGCTGTTCCAGTATATGACTGCAGCCGCAATGTGTTGAAATGCCATGTTCTTCCAAACGCAGCTTAATTGCCACCCACTGGTTCTGTCAACAGGTGCCAACGGCTCTGAATCATACTGGAGGACGTGTGTTAAAGCTTTTTTATGTTTCCATCTCTGATTATGAGGGAATTCTTAATCAGCCATGTACACAGAAAGGTttcagaaaatatataatatcatTCGGTAATTGATCGAATCATAAAGCATGCCACTATATAACAAGCTGTTAGATGGGAGGGGCTAAAACAGGGTTAGAGGATGTCattgaaaagtcatttcagagcatatctatctatctatctatctatctatctatctatctatctatctatctatctatctatctatctatctatctatctatctatctatctatctatctatctatctatctatctatctatctatctgtctgtctcactAACAAATATCTTTCCTCAAATCCTGAACTCCACTGCCTACAGACTTCTCATATCCGCACAGAATCACACTAATATGTGCATATCTAGAGTACCCgaagagaatattttttatGCTGTCCTCTATTTCTGATTTGACTTTCATGGCTCCCTCCGGATGCATTTATCAGCTGCGGGTTAGTAGTTAGTTGCGCTAGAGCACTGCTTGCAGCTGCCCCATGTCTTTACAgtacattttttcatttttacccACATTAGGACTGACTGACACATAATCCCTTGGTGCAGCAGTGGCCTCCATTTTCTTGGCAAATAGCAGCGAGTTTAATTCCACCCTCTGTCCAAAATAACAACTCACAAGATTTTGCTTCTGTAATTGGGCTATTATCATCATGGCGTGAGGGCTGAATTATCAAGCATGATTCTTAGGCGGTCCTGGCCGAGTCATTACTTAAGAGGTTTTTCGATGGTCTGCAATCAATTAGAACAATTTGGCAAGGGCTAGTTTATTCATATGCAATGCTAACATTTAGATCTAATGTAGCAAATTTTTGTAGTAAGTGCTCTAATATGGATAAAAATGATAAGCTTTAACTAAGCTTAAACTTTAAGTGTAGTTAAATATTGACTTTTGAACAACATTTATGACACATTTTTTTGACCCAGCACTGTAACCGATTTCTGTAAtttaaacagtattttactgtaatattacaGTAAGACACTGTAAAATGTGCATACTGTAAACAGCAAAGGATTATGGGAAAATATATGGTCACTACTGTAATTCTACTGTAATTTACTACTGTAAATCCATTTACAGTAGTGAACTTGACCGCAAAAAAACTGACCAACGGCAAGAgagatttcacttttttttttttttttaaactgtatggTGGAAGTGGTGGTAAATTGATAAATGATATACCGCCAACTCACCAAAAAggttaatatattattttattttatgtaaaaacaaacttttccaaatattttcacttataatgttaacaGCAAACTAACATTGATTAATCGTGTCGTTTTGACATCTGAAGGGTTTTGGTGCCTTTTTTCTGTTGACTGTCGGCCGGATCGTTGTCATAATGGTGATAACATTAACTGGTGAGTAAGTTAAGTTCACCTATATAGGCAGAAATAATCTTTAGTAACACCAATAAACATAACGTTTGTGTGTTCCGCTGCCTCTTTAATGCAAGTTAGCTCATCAGGCAGAGTCATCggttaaaggtggggtaagccatttttcaaaaacgctgttggacattgttgatatttgaaatcaacctaaacaaacccacccctctcttcattgctccgcctccaaaactcaccctccaatcctaaccaccctgctctgAGTCAGTCTTGAACCCCAGCCAGCCCCAGCGAGTACACTAACAATGACGCTAAACACCACATTCTTTAGTGGTCGTCAGTGTGcagtggtttacctgcacaactgtcactatctggccactgttacacatgcaatgtgagagtggatgtctgtttatcacagctgacatGCAACAAAATGCAAGAGAAATAAAGCACAGATGAACGGACAACAAGGAAGCacagtaaatacaaacaagtgtTTGTTGTTAGTCGCAAACAGCACAgaagctccagacaatcaaaaccGTGATACTCACATGCAAAGCGggatcaaagcagcctccacatctgttttcaggccttcccacttagctctctccagcgctggaaagcttttctaatataaacggACCTATGGACCTAAagcgcttgcccagtcataaaccttcattccagctGATTGGgcttaggttttttttttttggtttttttttcatagttttCTAAATTTTACAGTTCTTTTATTATAATTGTTGCACtttgtaaagcactttgtgATTTTATCTGTGaaaggtgctatataaataaaagtttagTTAGTTTATTCCAGTGATATtattttgagctcttttgtattgtctctcatctctctttctgcttttcttcaaatctccctcttgctcgttctctGTCCTCAACCGTCatacgccccctaatgctgattggctacatgtttgttgttggtgtttGGCCTGACTAACTTCCAAGCAGTTTTTGAAATATGACTTACCTAACCCTTAAAGTTAACTAATGTGAAATACTGAGGAAAAGTGAGATAGATGACACCAGTGAGttttttaaacagtattttcAAGTACATGTTTTGACTTATTTTCAGGTTTGTGATCTGGATAATATCATCTGCAATGTCGGACTCGGAGGTGTGTGTTGGAGCCTTTTCATTGCTGTCATAATGATGATAACATCAACTGGTAGGTTACCTAAATTAGCTGAAGTAAACTTATTAAACGGAGAAACaaccctctaccgcacgcattataataaatttattttttactctttttcttttcttagaatggcttaacttgaagtgctgtaaaaaaaaaaattggaaaaaaatattattttacggtactttatgatatgttgccatatggcaacaacgcGCAATAGTGGAAATACCTTGGAATAAGTGTAAGGtttatagttaatatttttcctaaaaaatgttgtttgtattgaatcaattggtgctattataagctttagcagtaaatataaacaataccttatacttattttccaacatcttgtgcttttatttattctattctCGTTTTGCAGAAAAATGCTTTATATTCCTTgaatttcattacattttttcatgaatattatttaaattgcaaatatagacagttaaaaacaagtctaatactgttcatcatgtatcataaaaccaaaaacattgcagTTCATGAACATGAACCCCCCAAAATCCTTGAAACTTAACCTTTTTTCTGTACGAAACTTTAaaaagcatttgtttttttcagagGTGAGGCACAGGTGCACATCACATTTGATGCTCTTCATcctaacaatacacttacagccacttgcacctgcctttttgagagACCATGGTAGGCCAGTGGTAGGTCTGGGCCAGTAGTACTGGCTGTGGTGGcagatctctgatgttgatttaatctaTAATACAAATATcatggcagtccttaacatacgactaatcaacattatatcactagcattaatgtttttattgttacagcttaacagactgcagctgatctttgctagctatctaccctattataataatgtcattccattattgcgcagtgttgccatatggcagcACAGACATTTTATCGATTTATCAAAAAcgaatttcataaaaaaaaatttgagtggtgaatatgtcatcataacttacctgagatgatgttaaaaatttttttgtgaatgtgacatgggcgggtccttgtttgttactgacgttttaatttgctttcagcaactacatacaagaAACGGCAGTCTGTCAGAAAATCGCGCCACAGAATATTTttggccaaaacattttttgtcacatacagcaaacatctcctcactatccgctagctgcctgtcccctgaacacactgtaaaaaacgcggtctctgtagtcgccacaagctccaaaaacagcaataaaaacaaactggtgcagactggaccacgaaacataataaacatgctccagccaataaacgacaagaatgattttaaatgtgcgtttcaggaagcatggaggggagggggaggaggaggaggagggagggtctagctagttttgtttgacaacacttcgaacgtcaacaggaagttactccacccaggatcccttagagcacctttaacagtGAGCTAAAGTGAAATACTGAGGAAAACTGAGTTACACTAAGTacatcttttgttttatttttaagtttgtgGTCTGGATCATGTCACCTGCAATGTCAGAGGTGTATTTTGGAGTTCTCAAAGTGTCTTTTGCGGTGAAGGTGATATGAGTTGCTTAGTTAGCAAATCTCTAAAATGTACCACATTTAAGATACACataaaaatagataaaaaacacataaaatcaGGTTTGTGAGCTCTTTATTCTCCTCTGCTGCATTGCCCGTAAAtggcaccaaaaaaaaaagctaaacatTTTCTACTTTGAAAACGGGGCCACAAAAAATGTATATCTGCTGTCTTAACCAGTGTTGGGGGACCGCATAAtatgagttacgtaatcagattacttttttcaagtagtgagtaaagtaacattacttaaaatatctgagttacttttcaaataagtagcttaagttactttgttttcccattaattgactgacagctctgctgtccccatgttgagagaaattgtGAGTAAATGCAGAGGCGTTTTTTGGTTATTGTacttctagactaaatgtgagcaggcatttactcatctctcttccaaaaacacattcagtattcctcaaaatgagtAGACTAAAAACAGTGAAAAGCAAACTATTAAGCAAACTTGCAAAAATTgaaatctaaaataataattaatttatgtatgtTGCATCACATTTATGTTTCAatgggttatttttttttttcgttttatttatttgtttgttattaaaaaacaaacaagcaagcccagctcAAGTGagaaaagtaatgcaaaagtaactcTGCCACACATTTTTAGTAAACAAGTCATTTTAGTTTACAATGTGcaaaatgccaaaaataaaaacataccaCTGTGAGGAAATACAAAAGAATCTTAACACAAAGCTATCATAGCGCCCAAGTCATTTGACCTACTTTGGTGTTTTTGTGTCTGATTTTGCAGCTTGAAAGACCGAGTCCCATTCGCTCATGTGAATAAGGGTGAGTATtagtgaactatgcctttaagcaGCTATATCGAATGTGAATATTCATCAAGTGTGATGAATTTCTGTATTTTGATACAGTGTATCTTACAGGTCAACTGGCATGAAGAAATATGCACCCATAAATTACTGACTGAAAGGACTGCTTTGACAAAGTAGTAACCATTTACTTTACTGTTGACAGGTAAAAAATTGCGATTATATGTTAGTGTTTCCATCTGGCACAGAAGCATCTACAGTGTCATTGAAGCAACGAGGAGCTGTCAGGTGTATTTACtgagatatatttttttcttcattttttttctttttgagacGTCTTTGTGCTATATTTGTCGACTGTGCTAATCTAACAGTAGctatagcaacatgctaaaattgTAGCTCTTGCGTGTACGTTgtcataaaacattattttaattcaccCAAGGCACACAATGTTTTACTTGTTACTGAAATTCCCAGTATGGCTGAGCTTTGatttttggatttaaatagAAAGCCATCGGAGATTTGGAGTGGGTTAACAGTGGCTAATCGTTTAAAAACGGGAGACAAAACTTTGAACTTTGATTATGACAACTTTATTCAAATGAGTTGCCTCCAATTCTAGATTTGTAGAAGAAAAGAACAAGCTGCCTTTTATCATCATGTTGAACTGACAAGATATGAGTTCAGTGTAGACTTAAAAAACAGAATAATCATACTGAATAACATGATTGTGATTTGCTTCCCTCTTTGGAGGAGTCTGTGCTTTTTACAGACTGTTGTAACTTTActccaaaaaaaataaagaaagaatgACAATGGAGTGAAAAAGACTAGATTTTCTTAAGAAAATGTTTTGGAACAGTGCTcgagtggttgccagggtgttgccaTACAGTTGTTCTGGATTTCTAAACAGTTTCTACGGTGGTGTTACGGTTGCTAAGATGCTCTTAGTTTCTAAACCATTGCTAGTGGGTTTTGGGTGGTCGCTACATGCATTGCAAGGTGGTGGCTTGGCATCagtaagaaagagaaaaaaaattatatccgatatcaacaaaaacattgttttaataacaaaatatcaTTCATTTGATTCTCgtaaaacatcaaaacaaatGATATATGAAGAATAATTccattaaatataaaacattcaCTTTGTAATGAGTTAAGAGAAATGAATTGTTGTATGAGttcttccaaaaaaaaacaacttttcaccatatttattaaattactacaaaaataaagtgaaataaGTACAGAACATgatgatttaacacatttttaacatcctaccagaaaaaaatgaaaatagattATGTATTCACAGCTGTCTGTAATTTTACAATCATAGGGTCACTGAGAGTTCCTTCAAGTGTGATTTGTGTGACTTGTTAATAAATGACTTTCAGTATGAACTTCTACATTCCAGATTTAAAGACCTTTCTGGAAATGAATGGACCCAGATCCACAGCTGCCATGCTTCATTTCACAAACATTTGTCACTTCAGCAACAACTCTAATCACATTATCTCACTAAAATTGGGTGCACACTTTATGATATTTGCCACTTTTTTGTTGTCAGGGACTCGcacattcttttttattttcgAGGCGAAAATTGGCTCTGAATGTGAAAATGTGAACTGAAATGTGGACTgcattgatttttttcttttcttaaccAGTATCTTTCAGTGAAACAACacataaatcatttttttattgtgttcCAAACAAGAAAAAGTTATTTACCAATGTGGTAAGATAAATATTCTAAATGTAAGTACTAGCCCACACAATTTTGATTAAGTGTAAAGTTATCTTcttttaaggatgtttagacatttctactggaaaacaagatgaAAATAATGACTAAGAATTTGTGGCGACTCAAGATGCCTAGTCAATGCAGTCAATTTCGACCAAAGTCTAGCTAAATGTCTGTGGTATGGGCTGCACAGTCTCATTAATATCATGTCATACAACGTGATAAGAAACAACGGGaaagtacagtaaaaatcaTACAGTGTACACCCGGATTAACATTAGAACAAAAATCTCAAAGCAGTTCATGTTGTGCGTTGTCCAAATATCCTCAGTGCAAACTCTTGTAATTCTGCCTTTTGTCATGTTTCCTCAAGTTCGGGTTCTTCTGGAAGTGTGGTGAGATCTTGTATGACTACCTGCGGAGTTGGCATGGTGACAGACATTGGCATTGCAACTGGCACTGCCCTTCGAGAACTTTGTGGCACCGCGTCCCTCTGTAGTTCCGGAGGGAGAGCAGGTGTCGGCGCCTCCTGCAGGTGTCTCCGGTACTGCACGAAGCTGCACGTCTTCAAGACAATGGCGAGGATGTTTTTACCCATAAGTATTCCAGACACACGGACGTCCCTATAAAACACCATATTCCCACCCCGTATAAAAATCGTAATAATGTTGATGGCGACCAAACTGAGAATGGGATACAACAACATCTTGTGTGGCACAATGTTAACACCTTGCATGCTTATTTCGCTTAGCGACACACACGGCAGTATCAGAAGTAGTATGTAGCAGTAGAAAAAAGTAAGGCCCTCCACCCACAGGGGGAGCCCTTTTCTTTGAGGCTCCCATAGGCTGGCCTGAATGTCCAAGATGTCAAGAAGATCAACCACAACCCAGAACAGTCGACTCCTCAGCTCCTCCCTCTTCTTAAGTGGCCGAACGTATTCCATGTGGTCGATGGCTGCCAGCGTAATATAAAGTCCCGGCACAAACACGGAAAGCAGCACCGTGAAAGCCTTGCAGGTAAGAGCTTCCGCTTTCTCGCCTTCCGCCTTGTAGTTCTGGTAGACGAAGTAGACCTTGATCTCGAGCACAAAGACGTAGAAGAACCAGAGGATCATGGCGTAGCCGCGTTTAGCAGTTCGTACCTCGGCACCAACCCATACAGCAATGTACCGCAGCACGATGAGGAAGCACACGTCGCCAACCATCACCATGATGCAGACGCCCACCTTCCGTGGACCTTGATTCTGCTCCACAAGGTAGGCGTCCAGCAGCGCCATGCTACTCATGATAAGAACACACGAAAGGCAAACGTGTGGCTTGTTGGAAGGGGGTGGTGGGGCCATGTTGATTATGAAGAGCAAATTAATAACAATGGGTAGTGGAATGTTCAATCAAACCAATTTTTCTAGACCCATATGAGTTGCTTAACTGTTCATCCCAAAGGAACAGCAGTCCTGGAAACGGTAGTTAATCTAAATCGGCTTAATAGCACAGCAACCTGTTCCTCAAAATGAGGCGTGATGGGAGGATGAGCTAATGaggaggcaaaaaaaaaagagctaaaCAAGATTGAGCTAAACTTGCTGTTTCTAAATTCAGCCCAAGGCTGAAAACAACCTAATGCACAGGATGCACTTCAGGGTACCACACAGCAAACCTGGTACCACTGTCAGTCATTAGTCCTCTTGCCTTAACTCACTCCCACAGTCTTCAGAGTGAATGTAGGCAACCTGTGCATCACAGACGCTTCGGTTTTCATTAATCGTTAATTGCATCTTTAACAGCCAGAGTCTTAAATATTTCAGATCTCTCAGTCTGTAAGCACAACCACTGGCGCTTATTTTCCAAAGAGGAGTCTCACGACTTCAAAAGCAAGAGGGAAAGGTGAAATAAGCCACATGCTCTCCGAAACAGTGGGTCAGAAAAGATCGGCTGCGataaatttctcattttatgCCAGAAGAGAATTTCTTCCTGTCATTATTCCTCAGAGCGCCGCATACGAGACTACAGCTGACATGCTTCTCCTATGAGGTTCATCATCCCAGATTGCGTTGAACAGTAAGTGTGCGTCTGGTTTATGTATGCATGTT
The nucleotide sequence above comes from Chanodichthys erythropterus isolate Z2021 chromosome 10, ASM2448905v1, whole genome shotgun sequence. Encoded proteins:
- the tmem264 gene encoding transmembrane protein 264; this translates as MAPPPPSNKPHVCLSCVLIMSSMALLDAYLVEQNQGPRKVGVCIMVMVGDVCFLIVLRYIAVWVGAEVRTAKRGYAMILWFFYVFVLEIKVYFVYQNYKAEGEKAEALTCKAFTVLLSVFVPGLYITLAAIDHMEYVRPLKKREELRSRLFWVVVDLLDILDIQASLWEPQRKGLPLWVEGLTFFYCYILLLILPCVSLSEISMQGVNIVPHKMLLYPILSLVAINIITIFIRGGNMVFYRDVRVSGILMGKNILAIVLKTCSFVQYRRHLQEAPTPALPPELQRDAVPQSSRRAVPVAMPMSVTMPTPQVVIQDLTTLPEEPELEET